In one Gemmatimonas sp. genomic region, the following are encoded:
- a CDS encoding aminotransferase class I/II-fold pyridoxal phosphate-dependent enzyme: MSLNSLAAIPPYVFYELDARRNRQRAAGKPLIDVGIGSPDGPIPDVVIEAMQRTAADRSLSGYPYFRAHPAYTAAVSTYLNARFDVKVDPVAELLALAGSKEGIAELILSHTNPGDVVLVPEVYYPVYARATLLAGAVPVFVPFLPDGRLDLDAVAPVDLARARVLIVNYPGNPTTSTITLTDYAHLVSFAERHALLLISDLAYSELSFDGYRVPSVLQVPGASRVAVEMHTCSKSFNMAGVRIAFVAGKREAIARLDAYRSNIGYGVSTMAQMAGAAAFTHHEAIVPPIVAEYRARRDALVAAMQAGGWDVQAPQATMYLWLPVPVGFDDWGWVDALMDGPGVVVTPGIAFGDAGRGRFRVSLVQPADVLTKAAAAITSIAAAVPSS, encoded by the coding sequence ATGTCGCTCAATAGCCTCGCGGCGATTCCGCCGTACGTCTTCTACGAACTCGATGCGCGTCGCAATCGGCAGCGCGCCGCCGGGAAGCCTTTGATCGATGTCGGCATCGGCAGCCCCGACGGGCCGATCCCTGATGTCGTGATCGAGGCGATGCAGCGCACGGCTGCCGATCGCTCGCTCAGCGGCTATCCGTATTTTCGCGCGCACCCCGCGTATACGGCCGCCGTCTCGACGTATCTGAACGCGCGCTTCGATGTGAAGGTCGATCCGGTTGCCGAGTTGTTGGCGTTGGCCGGGTCCAAAGAAGGCATTGCCGAGTTGATTCTGTCGCACACGAATCCCGGTGACGTCGTGCTGGTGCCCGAGGTGTACTACCCGGTGTACGCGCGGGCCACCCTGCTGGCGGGTGCGGTGCCGGTGTTCGTGCCCTTCCTGCCCGATGGTCGACTCGATCTTGACGCGGTGGCGCCGGTCGATCTGGCGCGGGCGCGCGTGCTGATCGTGAATTATCCCGGCAACCCCACGACATCGACCATCACGCTCACTGACTACGCGCACTTGGTGTCGTTCGCCGAACGGCATGCGCTGTTGCTGATCAGCGATCTGGCCTACAGCGAGTTGTCATTCGACGGGTATCGGGTGCCGAGCGTGCTACAGGTGCCGGGCGCGTCGCGCGTGGCGGTCGAGATGCACACCTGTAGTAAAAGCTTCAACATGGCCGGTGTGCGCATTGCGTTCGTGGCCGGCAAGCGCGAGGCGATCGCGCGGCTTGATGCGTACCGCTCCAACATCGGCTATGGCGTGAGCACCATGGCGCAGATGGCCGGTGCGGCGGCGTTCACCCACCACGAGGCGATCGTGCCGCCGATCGTGGCGGAGTACCGCGCGCGTCGCGATGCACTGGTGGCCGCGATGCAGGCGGGGGGATGGGATGTGCAGGCCCCGCAGGCCACGATGTATCTCTGGCTCCCTGTGCCGGTCGGCTTTGACGACTGGGGCTGGGTGGACGCCTTGATGGACGGCCCCGGTGTGGTCGTGACGCCGGGCATCGCCTTCGGTGACGCGGGGCGAGGACGCTTCCGCGTGTCACTGGTGCAGCCAGCCGACGTGCTCACGAAAGCGGCCGCCGCGATCACGTCGATCGCAGCGGCCGTACCGTCGTCCTGA
- a CDS encoding YceI family protein, whose product MTKSSRFLAGAMLVPVLMAARPFADVKPHVIDKNHSQINFIADSRLLSAHGFFGKWDADVKLDATNWSASTVSISIDATSLNTRVDMRDNHLRSPDFFDVAKFPTITFKSVSVTKVSEGKLDIAGDLTIRGVTKRIVVPATAVFYEKGAGRFRGQFAINRKDYGVAFDSAVNPIENEVQVQWDMAISEPKPAAAK is encoded by the coding sequence ATGACCAAGTCCTCCCGTTTCCTCGCCGGCGCGATGCTCGTGCCCGTCCTGATGGCGGCCCGCCCGTTCGCCGACGTCAAGCCGCACGTCATCGACAAGAACCATAGCCAAATCAACTTCATCGCCGACTCGCGCCTCCTCAGCGCCCACGGCTTTTTCGGCAAGTGGGACGCCGACGTCAAGCTGGACGCGACGAACTGGTCGGCCTCGACGGTCTCCATCTCCATCGACGCGACCAGCCTGAACACCCGCGTCGACATGCGCGACAATCACCTGCGCAGCCCGGACTTCTTCGACGTCGCCAAGTTCCCGACGATCACCTTCAAGTCGGTCAGCGTGACCAAGGTGTCTGAGGGCAAGCTCGACATCGCCGGCGATCTCACGATCCGTGGCGTGACCAAGCGTATCGTCGTGCCGGCGACGGCGGTGTTCTACGAGAAGGGCGCCGGCCGCTTCCGCGGCCAGTTCGCCATCAACCGCAAGGACTACGGCGTCGCGTTCGACTCGGCAGTCAACCCGATCGAGAACGAAGTGCAGGTGCAGTGGGACATGGCCATCAGCGAGCCCAAGCCCGCCGCGGCCAAGTAA